A genomic region of Falco rusticolus isolate bFalRus1 chromosome 20, bFalRus1.pri, whole genome shotgun sequence contains the following coding sequences:
- the EGR3 gene encoding early growth response protein 3 isoform X1 — protein MTGKLLEKLPGTMNTLMNQLPDNLYPEEIPNSLNIFSSSSDSVAHYNQMAADNVMDIGLANEKAGQELSSYSGTFQPAPGNKTVTYLGKFAFDSPSNWCQDNIISLMSAGILGVPPSSGALTSTQSSAGSMGPPQGEVDQMYPALPPYSSCSDLYPEPVSFHDPQSNPGLTYSPQDYQAAKPALDSNLFPMIPDYNLYHHPNDMGTITEHKPFQSLDPIRVNPPPITPLETIKAFKDKQIHPGFGGLPQPPLTLKPIRPRKYPNRPSKTPLHERPHACPAEGCDRRFSRSDELTRHLRIHTGHKPFQCRICMRSFSRSDHLTTHIRTHTGEKPFACEFCGRKFARSDERKRHAKIHLKQKEKKAEKGSAGQPPTAPPAAAAAAATSPPVALAPAVTTCA, from the exons ATGACAGGCAAACTACTGGAGAAGCTGCCGGGGACCATGAACACTTTGATGAACCAATTGCCTGACAATCTGTACCCAGAGGAGATCCCCAACTCTTTGAAtatcttctccagcagcagcgaCTCGGTGGCTCACTACAACCAGATGGCTGCag ATAATGTTATGGACATTGGCTTAGCGAACGAAAAGGCCGGCCAGGAACTGTCATCCTATTCGGGCACTTTTCAACCGGCCCCGGGCAACAAGACTGTCACCTACCTGGGGAAATTCGCTTTCGACTCGCCCTCCAACTGGTGCCAGGACAACATCATCAGCCTGATGAGCGCGGGCATCCTGGGGGTACCACCGTCCTCGGGTGCGCTCACCAGCACGCAGAGCTCAGCGGGCAGCATGGGCCCGCCGCAGGGCGAGGTGGACCAGATGTACCCCGCGCTGCCACCCTACTCCTCCTGCAGTGACCTCTACCCAGAGCCCGTCTCCTTCCACGACCCCCAGAGCAACCCCGGCCTCACCTACTCCCCCCAGGATTACCAGGCGGCCAAGCCCGCCTTGGACAGCAACCTCTTCCCCATGATCCCAGACTATAACCTCTACCACCATCCCAATGACATGGGCACCATCACGGAGCACAAACCTTTCCAGAGCTTGGACCCCATCCGCGTCAACCCGCCCCCCATCACCCCACTGGAGACCATCAAGGCCTTCAAGGACAAGCAGATCCACCCGGGTTTCGGGGGGCTGCCGCAGCCGCCGCTCACCCTCAAGCCCATCCGACCCCGCAAGTATCCCAACCGGCCCAGCAAGACGCCACTCCACGAGCGGCCCCACGCCTGCCCTGCCGAGGGTTGTGACCGCCGCTTCTCCCGCTCCGACGAGCTCACCCGCCATCTCCGCATCCACACAGGCCACAAGCCCTTCCAGTGCCGCATCTGCATGCGGAGCTTCAGCCGCAGCGACCACCTCACCACCCACATCCGCACCCACACCGGCGAGAAACCCTTTGCCTGCGAGTTCTGTGGCCGCAAGTTCGCCCGCTCCGACGAGCGCAAGCGGCACGCCAAGATCCACCTCaagcagaaggagaagaaggCCGAGAAGGGTTCGGCCGGGCAGCCCCCCACCGCACCccctgccgctgctgccgccgccgccacctCACCACCCGTTGCCCTCGCCCCTGCCGTCACCACGTGCGCTTGA
- the EGR3 gene encoding early growth response protein 3 isoform X2, producing MDIGLANEKAGQELSSYSGTFQPAPGNKTVTYLGKFAFDSPSNWCQDNIISLMSAGILGVPPSSGALTSTQSSAGSMGPPQGEVDQMYPALPPYSSCSDLYPEPVSFHDPQSNPGLTYSPQDYQAAKPALDSNLFPMIPDYNLYHHPNDMGTITEHKPFQSLDPIRVNPPPITPLETIKAFKDKQIHPGFGGLPQPPLTLKPIRPRKYPNRPSKTPLHERPHACPAEGCDRRFSRSDELTRHLRIHTGHKPFQCRICMRSFSRSDHLTTHIRTHTGEKPFACEFCGRKFARSDERKRHAKIHLKQKEKKAEKGSAGQPPTAPPAAAAAAATSPPVALAPAVTTCA from the coding sequence ATGGACATTGGCTTAGCGAACGAAAAGGCCGGCCAGGAACTGTCATCCTATTCGGGCACTTTTCAACCGGCCCCGGGCAACAAGACTGTCACCTACCTGGGGAAATTCGCTTTCGACTCGCCCTCCAACTGGTGCCAGGACAACATCATCAGCCTGATGAGCGCGGGCATCCTGGGGGTACCACCGTCCTCGGGTGCGCTCACCAGCACGCAGAGCTCAGCGGGCAGCATGGGCCCGCCGCAGGGCGAGGTGGACCAGATGTACCCCGCGCTGCCACCCTACTCCTCCTGCAGTGACCTCTACCCAGAGCCCGTCTCCTTCCACGACCCCCAGAGCAACCCCGGCCTCACCTACTCCCCCCAGGATTACCAGGCGGCCAAGCCCGCCTTGGACAGCAACCTCTTCCCCATGATCCCAGACTATAACCTCTACCACCATCCCAATGACATGGGCACCATCACGGAGCACAAACCTTTCCAGAGCTTGGACCCCATCCGCGTCAACCCGCCCCCCATCACCCCACTGGAGACCATCAAGGCCTTCAAGGACAAGCAGATCCACCCGGGTTTCGGGGGGCTGCCGCAGCCGCCGCTCACCCTCAAGCCCATCCGACCCCGCAAGTATCCCAACCGGCCCAGCAAGACGCCACTCCACGAGCGGCCCCACGCCTGCCCTGCCGAGGGTTGTGACCGCCGCTTCTCCCGCTCCGACGAGCTCACCCGCCATCTCCGCATCCACACAGGCCACAAGCCCTTCCAGTGCCGCATCTGCATGCGGAGCTTCAGCCGCAGCGACCACCTCACCACCCACATCCGCACCCACACCGGCGAGAAACCCTTTGCCTGCGAGTTCTGTGGCCGCAAGTTCGCCCGCTCCGACGAGCGCAAGCGGCACGCCAAGATCCACCTCaagcagaaggagaagaaggCCGAGAAGGGTTCGGCCGGGCAGCCCCCCACCGCACCccctgccgctgctgccgccgccgccacctCACCACCCGTTGCCCTCGCCCCTGCCGTCACCACGTGCGCTTGA